A stretch of the Macaca mulatta isolate MMU2019108-1 chromosome 16, T2T-MMU8v2.0, whole genome shotgun sequence genome encodes the following:
- the GJC1 gene encoding gap junction gamma-1 protein isoform X1, translated as MSWSFLTRLLEEIHNHSTFVGKIWLTVLIVFRIVLTAVGGESIYYDEQSKFVCNTEQPGCENVCYDAFAPLSHVRFWVFQIILVATPSVMYLGYAIHKIAKMEHGEADKKAARSKPYAMRWKQHRALEETEEDNEEDPMMYPEMELESDKENKEQSQPKPKHDGRRRIREDGLMKIYVLQLLARTVFEVGFLIGQYFLYGFQVHPFYVCSRLPCPHKIDCFISRPTEKTIFLLIMYGVTGLCLLLNIWEMLHLGFGTIRDSLNSKRRELEDPGAYNYPFTWNTPSAPPGYNIAVKPDQIQYTELSNAKIAYKQNKANTAQEQQYGSHEENLPADLEALQREIRMAQERLDLAIQAYSHQNNPHGPREKKAKVGSKAGSNKSTASSKSGDGKTSVWI; from the coding sequence ATGAGTTGGAGCTTCCTGACTCGCCTGCTAGAGGAGATTCACAACCATTCCACATTTGTGGGGAAGATCTGGCTCACTGTTCTGATTGTCTTCCGGATTGTCCTTACAGCTGTAGGAGGAGAATCCATCTATTATGATGAGCAAAGCAAATTTGTGTGCAACACAGAACAGCCGGGCTGCGAGAATGTCTGCTATGATGCGTTTGCACCCCTCTCCCATGTACGCTTCTGGGTGTTCCAGATCATCCTGGTGGCAACTCCCTCTGTGATGTACCTGGGTTATGCTATCCACAAGATTGCCAAAATGGAGCACGGTGAAGCAGACAAGAAGGCGGCTCGGAGCAAGCCCTATGCAATGCGCTGGAAACAACACCGGGCTCTGGAAGAAACAGAGGAGGATAACGAAGAGGATCCTATGATGTATCCAGAGATGGAGTTAgaaagtgataaagaaaataaagagcagaGCCAACCCAAACCTAAGCATGATGGCCGACGACGGATTCGGGAAGATGGGCTCATGAAAATCTATGTGCTGCAGTTGCTGGCAAGGACCGTGTTTGAGGTGGGTTTTCTGATAGGGCAGTATTTTCTATATGGCTTCCAAGTCCACCCGTTTTATGTGTGCAGCAGACTTCCTTGCCCTCATAAGATAGACTGCTTTATTTCTAGACCCACTGAAAAGACCATCTTCCTTCTGATAATGTATGGTGTTACAGGCCTTTGCCTCTTGCTTAACATTTGGGAGATGCTTCATTTAGGGTTTGGGACCATTCGAGACTCACTAAACAGTAAAAGGAGGGAACTTGAGGATCCGGGTGCTTATAATTATCCTTTCACTTGGAATACACCATCTGCTCCCCCTGGCTATAACATTGCTGTCAAACCAGATCAAATCCAGTACACCGAACTATCCAATGCTAAGATCGCCTACAAGCAAAACAAGGCCAACACAGCCCAGGAACAGCAGTATGGCAGCCATGAAGAGAACCTCCCAGCTGACCTGGAGGCTCTGCAGCGGGAGATCAGGATGGCTCAGGAACGCTTGGATCTGGCAATTCAGgcctacagtcaccaaaacaacCCTCATGGCCCCCGGGAGAAGAAGGCCAAAGTGGGGTCCAAAGCTGGGTCCAACAAAAGCACTGCCAGTAGCAAATCAGGGGATGGGAAGACCTCCGTCTGGATTTAA